A genome region from Nocardia sp. NBC_01730 includes the following:
- a CDS encoding TOBE domain-containing protein → MRLSTRNQLDGTVVSVTRGEAMAVVRVRLTGGDEVTSGITRDAADDLGLTKGTVVKVLIKSTEVTLGVE, encoded by the coding sequence ATGCGCCTGAGCACCCGCAACCAGCTCGACGGAACCGTTGTCTCGGTAACCCGCGGTGAGGCCATGGCCGTGGTCCGTGTCCGGCTCACCGGCGGCGACGAGGTCACGTCGGGGATCACCCGCGACGCCGCCGACGACCTCGGCCTCACCAAAGGCACGGTCGTCAAAGTCCTGATCAAATCCACCGAGGTCACCCTCGGAGTCGAATAA